Proteins from a genomic interval of Propionispora hippei DSM 15287:
- a CDS encoding EF-Tu C-terminal domain-related protein, with protein ITPIAMEEGLRFAIREGGRTVGAGVVTAIDA; from the coding sequence ATTACTCCGATCGCAATGGAAGAAGGACTGCGCTTCGCGATTCGTGAAGGCGGCCGTACGGTTGGCGCCGGTGTCGTAACTGCTATCGACGCATAG